One Solanum lycopersicum chromosome 4, SLM_r2.1 DNA window includes the following coding sequences:
- the LOC101245052 gene encoding F-box protein At5g03100-like, giving the protein MASRKNLSRRSSDSFILSKKRKIENETLEDCISELPDGFLIQMLSLLPTKDAVASSLLSKRWRNLWTPIHSFYFSNANYIDVRKFKSFVDNALIHSTSTEIKKFVLDLRTTLWQPKLWISDSKISQWIDFAVGKEVQDVAIYAQPYHSHFSYELPQSMYTCSSLITLTLTNWVFHKRLNIAWNSLKSLTLHLTSLDDDDVVKLLSSCPALEAMELSSCDKFRSLKITSNLKRLTLSNHLLPDVQGNEVLEIDAPHLKHLDISGDLGELKCRLVNVSSLVIASLTFRDMCITVGKRESEIDEDECPSYHEATRNLVLDYLEKLSNVTELIIGSWFAEVVFMLRLESVILPKLRCKCLTLKLGVSKSNMYGIASLLQNLPRLESLNIHIKSEIYNDSSCEHVQSYLDKVNDINFWRWIQNPLFPNLKNVKIVGCVGECIRMWSRMGFCKLFKFLKFLLKNAKALQKLVIVAERRTCIFCSESCVSRHLLKLAEKMLSTPRSSGNLVISYQEIA; this is encoded by the exons ATGGCGTCACGCAAAAATCTCTCTCGTAGAAGCAGTGATTCTTTTATATTGTCGAAGAAACGAAAGATTGAAaatgaaaccctagaagattGTATCAGTGAGTTGCCGGACGGATTCCTCATACAAATGCTCTCTCTTTTGCCCACCAAAGACGCCGTCGCGTCATCTCTACTGTCTAAAAGGTGGCGTAATCTCTGGACTCCTATTCATAGTTTCTATTTCTCTAATGCAAATTACATTGACGTTAGGAAGTTCAAATCCTTTGTAGACAATGCTTTAATTCATTCTACCTCTACCGAAATCAAGAAATTCGTACTCGATTTGCGTACTACACTCTGGCAACCTAAATTGTGGATATCTGATTCAAAAATCAGTCAATGGATTGATTTTGCTGTGGGAAAAGAAGTGCAAGATGTTGCGATTTATGCACAGCCATATCATTCACATTTCTCTTATGAATTGCCTCAATCTATGTACACTTGTTCGTCGTTGATTACATTGACTTTGACAAATTGGGTGTTTCATAAACGACTGAACATAGCTTGGAACTCTCTAAAGAGCCTAACGCTGCACTTAACATCTTTAGACGATGACGATGTTGTGAAGTTACTGTCAAGTTGTCCTGCTTTGGAAGCTATGGAGCTGTCGTCTTGTGATAAGTTTCGTAGTCTAAAAATTACTTCAAATTTAAAGAGACTAACATTGTCAAACCATTTGTTGCCTGACGTTCAAGGAAATGAGGTTTTGGAAATTGATGCCCCACATCTTAAGCATTTGGATATTTCAGGGGATCTTGGAGAACTCAAGTGTAGGCTAGTCAATGTCTCCTCTTTGGTTATTGCCAGCCTCACTTTTAGAGATATgtgtattactgttggcaagaGGGAATCTGAGATTGATGAAGACGAGTGTCCTTCTTATCATGAAGCAACCAGAAACCTTGTTCTGGACTATCTTGAGAAGTTGAGTAATGTGACAGAGCTGATAATTGGAAGTTGGTTtgcagag GTCGTGTTCATGTTGCGACTTGAAAGTGTGATTCTACCAAAATTGAGATGCAAATGTCTAACTCTAAAGCTGGGTGTATCGAAGTCTAATATGTATGGTATAGCCAGTCTATTGCAAAACTTGCCTCGTTTGGAGTCACTCAACATACACATCAAATCTGAAATC TATAATGATTCCTCCTGCGAGCATGTGCAAAGCTATTTGGACAAAGTAAATGACATCAATTTCTGGCGTTGGATTCAAAACCCTCTGTTTCCTAATCTCAAGAATGTTAAGATTGTTGGCTGCGTAGGAGAATGTATCAGGATGTGGTCTAGAATGGGTTTTtgtaaacttttcaaatttttgaagtttctACTAAAGAATGCAAAGGCTTTGCAGAAGCTTGTTATCGTAGCAGAGAGAAGAACATGCATTTTTTGTTCAGAGAGCTGTGTGTCCCGGCATTTATTGAAATTAGCTGAGAAAATGTTAAGCACCCCAAGATCATCAGGAAATCTTGTGATTAGTTACCAGGAGATTGCTTAG
- the LOC101248290 gene encoding peroxisomal ATPase PEX1 isoform X1 — protein sequence MELEVRVVAGIESCFVSLPVTLLQTLESTTASGYLPPVLALELRSGNNLWRLAWSGSASSNPFPNSIQIAKQYAECIGLLDRTVVQVKVVSNLPKATMVTIEPDTEDDWEVLELNAEHAEQAILKQVAIVYGAMRFPLWLHGQTIITFKVVSTFPLTPVVQLVPGTEVAVAPKRRKRNISSGEESMMQDDELSVSKALLRVQDTDDQCIHKYEAEGVEMSVVLTSAIFIHPETASIYSFEPLQTVVIIPRLLPRETKKNHETYSRRGKSSVTSKEGSVGVLPDKHDIHQAMVRLIFSESVAKGHIMLPRSIRLYLKAELHSCVYVKRFNVKLKKEIPPVLLSPCEFKIFQETGVSEENNAEALGKNNNNKTLTTVLRTNSDIEMGSSDWSIHEEIAAAFSYESSKEDKEMSIKSDIKKDIAAILHRWCLAQLHAVKIKAGVEVKSLILGNTTLLHFKAKDSRSIKHGVQTMNGGETSLDAMYVLSTTDGSLRDEAIDAYEVAFDEGSKLTTSPKSFEPWLGKLQLGNGISIRTVREKLFAKSTSLTTSSLDWMGTAAPDVINRLVVLLSSASWMLSSAYDFPLPGHILIHGPSGSGKTLLATVAAKFAEESEDILAHIIFLSCSKIALEKPSAIRQALLSYVADALDHAPSVVVFDDLDSIVAASSESEASQPSSSSAVLAEYFADIMDEYEEKRRNTCGIGPVAFIACAQSLTNLPQKLTSSGRFDFHVKLSAPATTERGALLKHIIQKRSLQCSDDTLLDIASKCDGYDAYDLEILVDRSVHAATARFLSSDLAVGSQEKPVLFQDDFLRAMHEFVPVAMRDITKPAADGGRSGWEDVGGLNDIRNAIIEMIELPSKFPNIFAQAPLRMRSNVLLYGPPGCGKTHIVGAAAAACSLRFISVKGPELLNKYIGASEQAVRDIFSKAAAAAPCLLFFDEFDSIAPKRGHDNTGVTDRVVNQFLTELDGVEVLTGVFVFAATSRPDLLDAALLRPGRLDRLLFCDFPSQHERSEILSVLSRKLPLASDVDLDVVARLTEGFSGADLQALLSDAQLEAVHDLLDSENAGKPDKKPVISDALLKSIASKAKSSVSDAEKQRLYDIYSQFLDSKRSVAAQSRDAKGKRATLA from the exons ATGGAGTTGGAGGTGAGAGTTGTCGCCGGAATTGAGAGCTGCTTCGTATCGCTACCAGTAACATTACTCCAGACTCTCGAATCCACCACTGCTTCCGGTTACCTTCCTCCTGTTCTAGCCCTCGAACTTCGCTCCGGCAACAATCTCTGGCGCCTAGCTTGGTCTGGTTCCGCTTCATCCAATCCATTTCCTAATTCAATTCAG ATTGCGAAGCAATATGCGGAGTGTATTGGATTGTTGGATCGTACTGTGGTTCAAGTAAAAGTTGTGTCCAATTTGCCTAAAGCTACTATGGTTACCATAGAGCCGGATACTGAAGATGATTGGGAAGTTTTGGAGCTTAATGCTGAGCATGCAGAGCAGGCTATCTTAAAGCAG GTTGCTATTGTCTATGGAGCAATGCGATTTCCTTTGTGGCTGCATGGGCAAACAATTATCACATTTAAAGTTGTTTCAACCTTTCCGCTGACACCGGTAG TACAACTTGTCCCTGGTACTGAAGTTGCTGTTGCTCCAAAAAGGCGCAAAAGAAATATTAGTTCGGGTGAGGAATCCATGATGCAAGACGATGAGCTTTCGGTCTCAAAGGCACTATTGAGAGTCCAAGATACTGATGATCAATGTATTCACAAATATGAGGCCGAGGGAGTCGAGATGAGTGTGGTTTTGACTTCCGCTATCTTCATTCATCCTGAGACAGCCAGCATATACTCTTTTGAACCTCTTCAGACTGTGGTTATAATTCCCAGATTGCTTCCCAGAGAAACCAAGAAGAACCATGAGACATATAGCCGTAGAGGGAAAAGTAGTGTAACTTCAAAGGAAGGGAGTGTAGGAGTTCTACCTGACAAGCACGATATCCATCAAGCAATGGTTCGCCTAATATTTTCAGAATCTGTGGCTAAAGGACATATCATGCTTCCTCGGTCTATTCGGCTTTATTTGAAAGCAGAGTTACACTCAT GTGTATATGTGAAGAGATTCAATGTCAAGTTGAAGAAGGAGATTCCTCCAGTTTTGCTTTCACCTTGTGAATTCAAGATATTCCAGGAGACTGGGGTTTCTGAAGAAAATAATGCTGAGGCTTTGggcaagaataataataataaaacattaacAACAGTTTTGAGAACCAATTCAGACATTGAGATGGGTTCTAGTGATTGGTCAATCCATGAGGAAATTGCCGCAGCCTTTTCTTATGAATCTAGCAAGGAAGACAAAGAAATGAGCATCAAGTCTGATATCAAAAAGGATATTGCAGCTATTTTGCATAGATGGTGCCTTGCACAACTACATGCTGTCAAGATCAAGGCCGGAGTGGAAGTGAAATCGTTGATTTTAGGGAACACAACTTTGCTTCACTTCAAAGCGAAAGACAGCAGATCCATAAAACATGGTGTTCAAACAATGAATGGTGGAGAAACATCATTGGATGCCATGTATGTGTTGTCAACTACTGATGGCTCATTACGTGATGAAGCGATTGATGCTTATGAAGTTGCATTCGATGAAGGAAGCAAGTTAACTACCAGCCCAAAAAGCTTTGAACCTTGGCTTGGAAAGCTTCAACTGGGCAACGGTATTTCCATTAGAACTGTCAGAGAGAAATTATTTGCTAAAAGCACCAGTCTTACAACTTCTTCATTAGACTGGATGGGGACAGCTGCACCTGATGTGATTAATA GGTTGGTAGTTTTGTTATCTTCTGCATCTTGGATGTTGTCCAGTGCTTATGATTTTCCGCTGCCAGGACATATCCTAATCCATGGTCCTTCC GGTTCAGGGAAAACATTATTAGCTACAGTTGCTGCTAAATTTGCTGAAGAAAGTGAAGACATCTTGGCCCATAT AATATTCTTATCCTGTTCTAAGATTGCTTTGGAAAAGCCTTCAGCCATTCGTCAAGCTTTATTGAGCTATGTTGCTGATGCTTTGGATCATGCACCTTCTGTTGTGGTGTTTGATGATCTTGATAGCATTGTTGCAGCTTCCTCTGAATCAGAGGCTTCTCAACCTTCATCTTCATCAGCCGTGCTTGCAGAATATTTTGCTGATATTATGGATGAATATGAG GAAAAGAGGAGGAACACGTGTGGGATTGGCCCAGTTGCATTTATTGCTTGTGCACAGTCTCTGACTAATTTACCACAGAAATTGACCTCATCTG GGAGGTTTGACTTTCATGTTAAATTGTCTGCACCTGCTACCACTGAGCGTGGTGCCTTGCTAAAACATATCATTCAGAAGCGTTCTTTGCAATGTTCTGATGACACTTTGCTGGATATAGCCTCCAAGTGTGATGGATATGATGCATATGATCTG GAGATACTGGTTGATAGGTCTGTTCATGCTGCAACTGCCCGGTTTTTGTCTAGTGATTTGGCTGTTGGCAGTCAGGAAAAACCTGTTCTGTTTCAGGATGATTTCCTGCGTGCCATGCATGAGTTTGTTCCAGTGGCTATGCGTGACATCACTAAACCTGCTGCTGATGGTGGCCGGTCTGGCTGGGAGGATGTTGGAGGTCTTAATGACATCCGGAATGCTATTATAGAG ATGATTGAGTTGCCgtccaaatttccaaatatATTTGCACAAGCTCCTCTAAGGATGAGGTCTAATGTTCTGTTATATGGCCCCCCTGGTTGTGGCAAAACACACATTGTTGGTGCTGCAGCTGCTGCATGCTCACTAAGATTTATCTCAGTCAAAGGTCCTGAACTGCTGAATAAATACATTGGTGCTTCTGAGCAAGCT GTTCGAGATATATTCTCAAAAGCAGCTGCAGCAGCACCATGCCTtcttttttttgatgaatttgattCTATCGCACCAAAGAGAGGCCATGACAACACTGGTGTCACTGATAGAGTTGTTAATCAG TTTCTCACGGAATTGGATGGTGTTGAAGTGTTAACGGGTGTGTTTGTATTTGCTGCCACAAG TAGACCTGATTTGCTTGATGCTGCACTTCTGCGACCTGGAAGGCTGGATCGGCTTCTCTTCTGTGATTTTCCTTCACAGCATGAAAGGTCGGAGATTCTTTCAGTTCTATCAAGAAAA TTACCATTGGCAAGTGATGTCGATTTGGATGTCGTAGCTCGTTTGACAGAAGGATTCAGTGGAGCTGACCTCCAAGCTCTTCTCTCTGATGCACAGCTTGAGGCTGTGCATGATCTTCTAGATAGTGAAAACGCAGGGAAGCCCGATAAGAAGCCGGTCATCTCTGATGCTCTTCTGAAATCAATAGCATCCAAGGCAAAATCATCTGTTTCTGATGCTGAAAAGCAGCGATTATATGATATCTACAGTCAGTTTTTGGATTCAAAACGATCAGTGGCTGCACAG TCAAGAGATGCAAAAGGCAAAAGAGCAACCCTTGCTTAA
- the LOC101248290 gene encoding peroxisomal ATPase PEX1 isoform X2 gives MMQDDELSVSKALLRVQDTDDQCIHKYEAEGVEMSVVLTSAIFIHPETASIYSFEPLQTVVIIPRLLPRETKKNHETYSRRGKSSVTSKEGSVGVLPDKHDIHQAMVRLIFSESVAKGHIMLPRSIRLYLKAELHSCVYVKRFNVKLKKEIPPVLLSPCEFKIFQETGVSEENNAEALGKNNNNKTLTTVLRTNSDIEMGSSDWSIHEEIAAAFSYESSKEDKEMSIKSDIKKDIAAILHRWCLAQLHAVKIKAGVEVKSLILGNTTLLHFKAKDSRSIKHGVQTMNGGETSLDAMYVLSTTDGSLRDEAIDAYEVAFDEGSKLTTSPKSFEPWLGKLQLGNGISIRTVREKLFAKSTSLTTSSLDWMGTAAPDVINRLVVLLSSASWMLSSAYDFPLPGHILIHGPSGSGKTLLATVAAKFAEESEDILAHIIFLSCSKIALEKPSAIRQALLSYVADALDHAPSVVVFDDLDSIVAASSESEASQPSSSSAVLAEYFADIMDEYEEKRRNTCGIGPVAFIACAQSLTNLPQKLTSSGRFDFHVKLSAPATTERGALLKHIIQKRSLQCSDDTLLDIASKCDGYDAYDLEILVDRSVHAATARFLSSDLAVGSQEKPVLFQDDFLRAMHEFVPVAMRDITKPAADGGRSGWEDVGGLNDIRNAIIEMIELPSKFPNIFAQAPLRMRSNVLLYGPPGCGKTHIVGAAAAACSLRFISVKGPELLNKYIGASEQAVRDIFSKAAAAAPCLLFFDEFDSIAPKRGHDNTGVTDRVVNQFLTELDGVEVLTGVFVFAATSRPDLLDAALLRPGRLDRLLFCDFPSQHERSEILSVLSRKLPLASDVDLDVVARLTEGFSGADLQALLSDAQLEAVHDLLDSENAGKPDKKPVISDALLKSIASKAKSSVSDAEKQRLYDIYSQFLDSKRSVAAQSRDAKGKRATLA, from the exons ATGATGCAAGACGATGAGCTTTCGGTCTCAAAGGCACTATTGAGAGTCCAAGATACTGATGATCAATGTATTCACAAATATGAGGCCGAGGGAGTCGAGATGAGTGTGGTTTTGACTTCCGCTATCTTCATTCATCCTGAGACAGCCAGCATATACTCTTTTGAACCTCTTCAGACTGTGGTTATAATTCCCAGATTGCTTCCCAGAGAAACCAAGAAGAACCATGAGACATATAGCCGTAGAGGGAAAAGTAGTGTAACTTCAAAGGAAGGGAGTGTAGGAGTTCTACCTGACAAGCACGATATCCATCAAGCAATGGTTCGCCTAATATTTTCAGAATCTGTGGCTAAAGGACATATCATGCTTCCTCGGTCTATTCGGCTTTATTTGAAAGCAGAGTTACACTCAT GTGTATATGTGAAGAGATTCAATGTCAAGTTGAAGAAGGAGATTCCTCCAGTTTTGCTTTCACCTTGTGAATTCAAGATATTCCAGGAGACTGGGGTTTCTGAAGAAAATAATGCTGAGGCTTTGggcaagaataataataataaaacattaacAACAGTTTTGAGAACCAATTCAGACATTGAGATGGGTTCTAGTGATTGGTCAATCCATGAGGAAATTGCCGCAGCCTTTTCTTATGAATCTAGCAAGGAAGACAAAGAAATGAGCATCAAGTCTGATATCAAAAAGGATATTGCAGCTATTTTGCATAGATGGTGCCTTGCACAACTACATGCTGTCAAGATCAAGGCCGGAGTGGAAGTGAAATCGTTGATTTTAGGGAACACAACTTTGCTTCACTTCAAAGCGAAAGACAGCAGATCCATAAAACATGGTGTTCAAACAATGAATGGTGGAGAAACATCATTGGATGCCATGTATGTGTTGTCAACTACTGATGGCTCATTACGTGATGAAGCGATTGATGCTTATGAAGTTGCATTCGATGAAGGAAGCAAGTTAACTACCAGCCCAAAAAGCTTTGAACCTTGGCTTGGAAAGCTTCAACTGGGCAACGGTATTTCCATTAGAACTGTCAGAGAGAAATTATTTGCTAAAAGCACCAGTCTTACAACTTCTTCATTAGACTGGATGGGGACAGCTGCACCTGATGTGATTAATA GGTTGGTAGTTTTGTTATCTTCTGCATCTTGGATGTTGTCCAGTGCTTATGATTTTCCGCTGCCAGGACATATCCTAATCCATGGTCCTTCC GGTTCAGGGAAAACATTATTAGCTACAGTTGCTGCTAAATTTGCTGAAGAAAGTGAAGACATCTTGGCCCATAT AATATTCTTATCCTGTTCTAAGATTGCTTTGGAAAAGCCTTCAGCCATTCGTCAAGCTTTATTGAGCTATGTTGCTGATGCTTTGGATCATGCACCTTCTGTTGTGGTGTTTGATGATCTTGATAGCATTGTTGCAGCTTCCTCTGAATCAGAGGCTTCTCAACCTTCATCTTCATCAGCCGTGCTTGCAGAATATTTTGCTGATATTATGGATGAATATGAG GAAAAGAGGAGGAACACGTGTGGGATTGGCCCAGTTGCATTTATTGCTTGTGCACAGTCTCTGACTAATTTACCACAGAAATTGACCTCATCTG GGAGGTTTGACTTTCATGTTAAATTGTCTGCACCTGCTACCACTGAGCGTGGTGCCTTGCTAAAACATATCATTCAGAAGCGTTCTTTGCAATGTTCTGATGACACTTTGCTGGATATAGCCTCCAAGTGTGATGGATATGATGCATATGATCTG GAGATACTGGTTGATAGGTCTGTTCATGCTGCAACTGCCCGGTTTTTGTCTAGTGATTTGGCTGTTGGCAGTCAGGAAAAACCTGTTCTGTTTCAGGATGATTTCCTGCGTGCCATGCATGAGTTTGTTCCAGTGGCTATGCGTGACATCACTAAACCTGCTGCTGATGGTGGCCGGTCTGGCTGGGAGGATGTTGGAGGTCTTAATGACATCCGGAATGCTATTATAGAG ATGATTGAGTTGCCgtccaaatttccaaatatATTTGCACAAGCTCCTCTAAGGATGAGGTCTAATGTTCTGTTATATGGCCCCCCTGGTTGTGGCAAAACACACATTGTTGGTGCTGCAGCTGCTGCATGCTCACTAAGATTTATCTCAGTCAAAGGTCCTGAACTGCTGAATAAATACATTGGTGCTTCTGAGCAAGCT GTTCGAGATATATTCTCAAAAGCAGCTGCAGCAGCACCATGCCTtcttttttttgatgaatttgattCTATCGCACCAAAGAGAGGCCATGACAACACTGGTGTCACTGATAGAGTTGTTAATCAG TTTCTCACGGAATTGGATGGTGTTGAAGTGTTAACGGGTGTGTTTGTATTTGCTGCCACAAG TAGACCTGATTTGCTTGATGCTGCACTTCTGCGACCTGGAAGGCTGGATCGGCTTCTCTTCTGTGATTTTCCTTCACAGCATGAAAGGTCGGAGATTCTTTCAGTTCTATCAAGAAAA TTACCATTGGCAAGTGATGTCGATTTGGATGTCGTAGCTCGTTTGACAGAAGGATTCAGTGGAGCTGACCTCCAAGCTCTTCTCTCTGATGCACAGCTTGAGGCTGTGCATGATCTTCTAGATAGTGAAAACGCAGGGAAGCCCGATAAGAAGCCGGTCATCTCTGATGCTCTTCTGAAATCAATAGCATCCAAGGCAAAATCATCTGTTTCTGATGCTGAAAAGCAGCGATTATATGATATCTACAGTCAGTTTTTGGATTCAAAACGATCAGTGGCTGCACAG TCAAGAGATGCAAAAGGCAAAAGAGCAACCCTTGCTTAA